In a genomic window of Glycine max cultivar Williams 82 chromosome 13, Glycine_max_v4.0, whole genome shotgun sequence:
- the LOC100804381 gene encoding uncharacterized protein has translation MAKGADSDEFVVLSRVRTGLKREFAFAMKAQSEICGGSLGRTRASKNRVEAPVQPASARKRSRKSEEPKTSEDAMSEEEVKSDVVDLQSDDNNHVGESESAAMQVCEEEPKMLEPKPEPVISEEEPKVLDDVINEEEAVVAETLKGEEPIVAETLKEEVVDEMAEQPLCKEESEKGVSDEMAEQPLCEEESEKGVSDEMAEQPLCEEEPEKGGVSEEKDSNGVALALVNDDGDEGNKKKRRMKKRLEMPQSERRFTRSALKVKSEETNDVEHVGVAGIDDDGVKGETEASAEASLLMTPPSSAKFSNSRLKKFPSKLKDLLATGILEGLPVMYMKGAKTRWKAGEKGLQGVIQDSGVLCFCKICNGVEVVTPTVFELHAGSANKRPPEYIYIHDGNCGKTLRDVMNACCCCDFPLESMDEAVQKLLGDFTMKKSSICLNCRGACKGVSKLVCDLCLASPPQTAMASRKVISQPVQPRSPEPVVIQKSLDNEVQPNSLDNEVPPNSLDNEVQPNSLDTGVQPKSFSNGMKHSASRGKSQGRLTRKDLRLHKLVFEADVLPDGTELAYYAHGQKLLVGYKKGCGIFCTCCNEQVSASQFEAHAGWASRRKPYLHIYTSNGISLHELSISLSKDHRRFSNNDNDDLCIICEDGGDLLCCDGCPRAFHIDCVPLPCIPSGSWYCKYCQNVFQKDRHGQHEVNALAAAGRIAGPDILELMNKRCIRVVKTVEVDHGGCALCSRPNFSKSFGPRTVIICDQCEKEYHVGCLKEHNMENLEKLPEGNWFCSGNCSHIHTALTDLVASKEKDVPDPLLSLIKKKHEEKSLEIGAGLDVKWRVMNWKLDSDSDDSVETRKLLSKAVAIFHERFDPIVDSTSGRDFIPTMLFGRNIRGQDFSGIYCAVLTVNGDIVSAGVFRVFGSEIAELPLVATTADHQGQGYFQCLFSCIETLLGSLNVKNLVLPAADEAESIWTGKFGFTKLPQDEINKYKKFYRMMIFQGTSVLQKPVPETL, from the exons ATGGCCAAGGGCGCCGATTCCGACGAGTTCGTGGTGCTTTCTAGGGTTCGTACGGGTCTCAAGAGAGAGTTCGCATTCGCCATGAAGGCCCAATCTGAGATATGCGGCGGTTCTCTGGGCCGAACGCGTGCCAGCAAGAACCGGGTCGAGGCTCCGGTTCAGCCTGCCTCGGCCCGGAAAAGGTCGAGGAAGTCCGAGGAGCCGAAAACCTCGGAGGATGCTATGAGCGAGGAAGAGGTTAAGAGCGACGTGGTGGATCTTCAGAGCGATGATAATAATCACGTGGGAGAATCAGAATCCGCGGCAATGCAGGTTTGTGAAGAGGAACCGAAGATGTTGGAACCTAAACCTGAACCTGTTATCAGCGAAGAGGAACCGAAGGTGTTGGATGATGTTATCAATGAAGAGGAAGCTGTTGTGGCCGAGACGTTGAAGGGAGAGGAGCCTATCGTGGCTGAGACATTGAAGGAAGAGGTTGTGGATGAGATGGCAGAACAACCCCTTTGTAAAGAGGAATCGGAGAAGGGTGTTTCGGATGAGATGGCAGAACAACCCCTTTGTGAAGAGGAATCGGAGAAGGGTGTTTCGGATGAGATGGCAGAACAACCCCTTTGTGAAGAGGAACCGGAGAAAGGTGGTGTTTCGGAGGAGAAAGATTCTAATGGGGTAGCCCTAGCTTTGGTtaatgatgatggtgatgaggggaataagaagaagaggagAATGAAGAAGCGGTTGGAGATGCCTCAGTCTGAGAGAAGGTTTACGCGGTCGGCATTGAAGGTAAAATCTGAGGAAACAAATGATGTGGAACATGTTGGTGTGGCTGGAATTGATGATGATGGTGTTAAGGGGGAAACTGAAGCCTCAGCTGAGGCTTCGTTGTTAATGACTCCTCCTAGTTCGGCAAAATTTTCGAATTCTAGGTTGAAGAAGTTTCCTTCCAAGTTGAAGGATCTTCTGGCAACAGGGATTCTTGAGGGGCTGCCAGTGATGTACATGAAGGGAGCGAAG ACACGTTGGAAAGCCGGAGAAAAGGGGCTTCAAGGAGTGATTCAAGACTCCGGTGTTTTGTGCTTTTGTAAGATTTGTAATGGGGTTGAG GTTGTCACGCCCACTGTGTTTGAGCTGCATGCTGGCAGTGCAAACAAGCGGCCCCCTGAGTATATTTACATCCATGATGGGAATTGTGGAAAAACTCTCCGTGATGTCATGAATGCCTGCTGCTGCTGCGATTTTCCATTGGAGTCCATGGATGAAGCCGTCCAAAAGCTCCTTGGTGACTTCACAATGAAGAAATCTTCCATCTGTTTGAACTGCAGAG GAGCATGCAAGGGCGTGTCAAAGCTTGTATGTGATTTGTGCTTAGCAAGCCCCCCTCAAACAGCCATGGCTAGCCGCAAAGTAATTTCACAACCAGTTCAACCCAG ATCACCAGAACCAGTTGTGATTCAAAAATCATTAGACAATGAAGTACAGCCAAATTCATTAGACAATGAGGTGCCGCCAAATTCTTTAGACAATGAGGTGCAGCCAAATTCATTAGACACTGGGGTGCAGCCAAAATCGTTTAGCAATGGGATGAAGCACAGTGCATCTCGTGGTAAGAGTCAGGGAAGACTAACTAGGAA ggaTTTGCGCTTGCATAAGTTGGTATTTGAAGCAGATGTTTTGCCAGATGGAACTGAACTAGCCTACTATGCTCATGGGCAG AAACTGTTGGTTGGTTACAAAAAGGGATGTGGAATTTTTTGTACCTGCTGCAATGAGCAGGTCAGTGCCTCTCAGTTTGAAGCTCATGCTGGCTGGGCATCTCGACGCAAGCC TTACCTGCACATATACACATCTAATGGAATCTCACTCCATGAGTTGTCCATCTCTTTATCAAAAGATCATCGGAGGTTTTCCAACAATGACAATGATGATCTCTGCATCATATGCGAAGATGGAGGGGATCTTTTGTGTTGTGATGGATGCCCTAGAGCTTTTCACATAG ATTGTGTCCCTTTACCATGCATTCCTAGTGGTAGTTGGTATTGTAAGTATTGCCAGAATGTTTTCCAGAAAGACAGGCATGGGCAACATGAGGTGAATGCTCTGGCGGCTGCTGGAAGGATTGCAGGCCCTGATATTTTGGAACTGATGAACAAAAGATGCATTCGTGTTGTCAAAACTGTAGAAGTTGACCATGGTGGATGTGCCTTATGCAG TCGCCCCAATTTCAGCAAAAGCTTTGGTCCTCGGACAGTAATTATTTGTGATCAG TGTGAGAAAGAATATCATGTTGGATGTTTGAAGGAGCATAACATGGAGAACCTAGAG AAATTGCCTGAAGGAAATTGGTTCTGTAGTGGAAATTGCAGTCATATTCATACTGCTCTGACAGATCTGGTGGCTTCTAAGGAGAAGGATGTCCCAGATCCCCTTCTAAGTTTGATTAAAAAGAAGCATGAAGAAAAAAGTTTAGAAATTGGAGCTGGTCTAGATGTTAAATGGAGGGTTATGAACTGGAAATTagattctgattctgatgattCTGTTGAAACTAGGAAATTGCTTTCAAAAGCTGTTGCCATTTTCCAT gAGAGGTTTGATCCTATAGTTGATTCAACATCTGGCCGTGATTTCATTCCAACCATGTTGTTTGG AAGGAACATTCGTGGTCAGGATTTTAGTGGAATATACTGTGCAGTTCTTACTGTCAA TGGGGATATCGTGTCTGCTGGAGTATTTCGTGTCTTTGGGTCAGAAATAGCTGAGCTTCCATTGGTTGCGACAACTGCTGATCATCAAGGACAG GGTTATTTTCAGTGCCTGTTTTCTTGTATTGAGACGCTACTTGGATCTTTAAATGTGAAAAACCTTGTCCTACCAGCTGCCGATGAAGCTGAGTCAATATGGACTGGTAAATTTGGGTTTACAAAGCTACCCCAAGATGAG ATAAacaaatataagaaattttatcGCATGATGATATTTCAAGGGACCTCAGTGTTACAGAAGCCTGTTCCTGAAACACTCTGA
- the LOC100526946 gene encoding uncharacterized isomerase BH0283, producing the protein MSMAKKPVKYYVVDAFTESAFKGNPASVCFLEEERDEEWLQAVAAEFNISETCYLSRITHSLHGISNPRFRLRWFTPVAEVKLCGHATLAAAHALFSSDLVDTDVIEFVTLSGVLTAKKIPAIHITSASDSQNGEAQDGFYIELDFPVDPVTEFSFDESTSLLSEALNGASIIDVKRTQIGDDLLVELTSVKAVSELQPKLDAIVRCPGRGVIVSAIAPPGSGFDFYSRFFCPKLGINEDPVCGSAHCALASYWSNKLGKFDLNAYQASSRGGVLNIHLDEKIQRVLLRGKAVTVMEGCVLV; encoded by the exons ATGTCAATGGCAAAGAAACCCGTGAAATACTATGTG GTGGACGCGTTTACTGAGTCAGCATTCAAGGGGAACCCTGCATCTGTGTGTTTCTTAGAGGAAGAGAGAGATGAGGAGTGGCTGCAAGCAGTAGCCGCTGAATTCAATATCTCTGAGACTTGTTACTTATCACGCATCACCCACTCGCTCCATGGAATCTCTAATCCCCGTTTTCGTCTCAGATGGTTTACTCCTGTTGCTGAG GTTAAACTTTGTGGTCATGCCACATTAGCTGCTGCGCACGCACTATTTTCATCTGATTTGGTGGATACCGATGTTATTGAATTTGTGACACTATCTGGAGTATTAACTGCCAAAAAGATTCCAGCCATCCATATCACCAGTGCCTCAGACTCACAAAACGGTGAAGCTCAGGATGGATTTTATATTGAATTGGATTTTCCGGTTGATCCTGTTACAGAATTCAGCTTTGATGAGAGTACTTCACTACTTTCTGAGGCATTGAACGGTGCATCCATAATTGATGTAAAGAGGACACAAATTGGAGATGACTTACTT GTTGAACTCACATCTGTAAAAGCTGTCTCAGAACTACAGCCAAAACTTGATGCAATAGTTAGATGTCCTGGAAGGGGGGTAATTGTTTCAGCGATTGCTCCTCCAGGCTCGGGATTTGACTTCTATAGTCGATTCTTCTGCCCAAAATTGGGAATCAATGAG GATCCTGTTTGTGGGAGTGCACATTGTGCATTGGCATCTTATTGGAGCAACAAGCTTGGGAAGTTCGATTTGAATGCTTATCAG GCATCATCCAGAGGGGGAGTTCTCAATATTCATCTTGATGAAAAGATCCAGAGAGTGCTTTTGCGTGGGAAGGCTGTTACGGTGATGGAAGGCTGTGTTCTGGTCTAG
- the LOC100793796 gene encoding probable histone H2B.3: protein MAKAAEKKPAAEKSPAEKKPKAEKKIPKEGGGEKKKKRSKKSVETYKIYIFKVLKQVHPDIGISSKAMGIMNSFINDIFEKLAQEAARLARYNKKPTITSREIQTAVRLVLPGELAKHAVSEGTKAVTKFTSS, encoded by the coding sequence ATGGCGAAGGCTGCGGAGAAGAAGCCAGCGGCTGAGAAGTCTCCGGCGGAGAAGAAGCCTAAGGCAGAGAAAAAGATTCCGAAGGAAGGCGGTGgcgagaagaagaagaagaggtcgAAGAAGAGCGTGGAGACCTACAAGATCTATATCTTCAAGGTGCTGAAGCAGGTACACCCTGACATCGGTATTTCTAGCAAGGCCATGGGGATCATGAACAGCTTCATCAACGACATCTTCGAGAAGCTCGCGCAGGAAGCGGCGCGTCTCGCCAGGTACAACAAGAAGCCTACTATTACCTCCAGGGAGATTCAGACCGCGGTCAGGTTGGTGCTGCCCGGGGAGCTTGCCAAGCACGCCGTTTCTGAAGGAACCAAAGCCGTTACCAAGTTCACTAGCTCTTAG
- the LOC100794318 gene encoding serine carboxypeptidase-like 51 — MEKLHASVLALVFLLVILFQEGLVTCMKNEDGSEEWGYVQVRPKAHLFWWLYRSPYRVENPSKPWPIILWLQGGPGSSGVGFGNFGEVGPLDANLKPRNFTWLRKADLLFVDNPVGTGYSYVEDSNLYAKTDEEATTDLTTLLVELFNNDASLQKSPLFIVAESYGGKFAVALALSALKAIQHGTLKLTLGGVVLGDTWISPEDFVFSWGPLLKDLSRIDDNGLQKANSIAERIKQQLEAGQFVDATYSWADLENEIVASSNNVDFYNFLQDSKSDSDTLNAMELGLFKEVSMMRYSKYLSSKTSYLGSEDDDLERLLNGVIRKKLKIIPENVTYAVQSLDAFESLVPDFMKPRISEVDELLALGVNVTVYSGQVDLICATKGTEAWLKKLEWTGLQNFLEKDRTPLYCGSDKTTKGFFKSYKNLQFYWILGAGHFVPTDQPCVALDMVGAITQSPAA, encoded by the exons ATGGAAAAGCTCCATGCTTCTGTGCTCGCCCTTGTATTCCTTCTTGTCATACTATTTCAGGAAGGATTGGTAACATGTATGAAGAATGAAGACGGATCAGAAGAATGGGGATATGTGCAAGTTAGACCAA AAGCCCACTTGTTCTGGTGGCTTTACAGAAGTCCATACAGAGTGGAGAATCCCTCCAAGCCTTGGCCAATCATTCTCTGGCTTCAGGGAGGACCA GGCTCTTCAGGAGTTGGGTTTGGAAATTTTGGAGAGGTTGGTCCTTTGGATGCTAATTTGAAGCCACGAAATTTCACATGGTTGAGAAAAGCAGATCTCTTGTTTGTG GACAACCCAGTTGGAACCGGGTACAGTTACGTGGAGGATTCCAATCTCTATGCCAAAACAGACGAAGAGGCAACCACAGACTTGACAACATTGTTAGTTGAATTATTCAACAATGATGCAAGTCTCCAAAAGAGTCCTCTGTTCATTGTGGCAGAGTCTTATGGTGGCAAATTTGCTGTTGCTCTTGCATTATCGGCTCTCAAAGCTATTCAACACGGAACATTGAAGCTTACACTTGGAG gtGTGGTATTAGGAGACACCTGGATCTCCCCAGAAGATTTTGTG TTTTCATGGGGTCCTCTGCTTAAAGACCTATCTAGAATTGACGACAATGGACTGCAAAAAGCAAACAG TATAGCTGAGAGGATCAAGCAGCAACTTGAGGCAGGTCAATTTGTTGATGCAACTTACTCATGGGCTGATCTTGAGAATGAGATTGTCGCTAGCAGCAACAATGTG GATTTCTATAATTTTCTACAAGATTCAAAAAGTGATTCGGACACCTTAAACGCAATGGAGCTGGGATTATTCAAAGAAGTATCAATGATGCGATACTCCAAGTATCTTAGTTCAAAGACTTCATATCTTGGCAGTGAGGATGATGATCTTGAAAGATTACTAAATGGTGTCATAAGGAAGAAGTTGAAGATCATTCCTGAGAATGTTAC GTATGCAGTGCAGTCCTTGGATGCTTTCGAAAGTCTAGTACCTGATTTTATGAAGCCAAGAATTAGTGAG GTTGATGAGCTGCTGGCTCTTGGGGTCAACGTGACTGTGTACAGTGGGCAA GTGGATCTCATTTGTGCAACCAAGGGGACTGAAGCTTGGCTTAAAAAACTCGA GTGGACAGGGCTTCAAAATTTCTTGGAGAAAGACAGAACCCCCCTCTACTGTGGAAGTGACAAAACGACCAAAGGGTTTTTTAAGTCATACAAAAACCTACAATTCTATTGGATCCTTGGAGCGGGTCATTTT GTACCTACTGACCAGCCCTGCGTAGCACTGGATATGGTGGGTGCAATTACACAATCACCAGCGGCTTGA
- the LOC100804910 gene encoding protein SENSITIVE TO PROTON RHIZOTOXICITY 2 isoform X2: MAISSMNSIIQEIIVTATSMMFTCQQMALTTPPGTTNKLHQQNKSLLPHSNNNSGTNTSVLIGNNIGSDNISDHQGLFSSTESETLDWFSTESYNNNIDNSNSNISKVANISSENNIISRGRDEHEPNEEEGYYRGVSPKMNSDIIELDAANLLAKYTHYCQVCGKGFERDANLRMHMRAHGDEYKTNAALSNPIKNKGNLLEGGRECLMSTVKPKYSCPQEGCRWNQRHVKFQPLKSMICAKNHYKRSHCPKMYVCKRCNQKQFSVLSDLRTHEKHCGDLKWQCTCGTSFSRKDKLMGHVALFVGHQPAAAINNSNALSFSAKLEQQHTLQM; this comes from the coding sequence ATGGCCATATCCAGCATGAACTCCATTATCCAAGAAATCATAGTCACTGCCACATCAATGATGTTCACCTGCCAACAGATGGCTCTCACTACCCCTCCAGGTACTACTAACAAATTGCACCAGCAGAACAAGTCGTTGTTGCCTCACTCAAATAATAATTCTGGCACAAATACAAGTGTACTAATTGGTAACAACATAGGCTCAGATAATATTAGTGACCATCAGGGTTTGTTTTCTAGTACTGAGTCAGAGACACTTGACTGGTTTAGTACTGAAAGCTATAACAATAACATTGATAATAGCAATAGCAATATTAGTAAGGTTGCAAATATCAGTAGTGAAAACAATATTATTAGTAGAGGAAGGGATGAACATGAACCTAATGAAGAAGAAGGGTACTATAGAGGGGTTTCACCGAAGATGAATAGTGATATAATTGAATTGGATGCTGCGAATTTGTTGGCTAAGTACACTCACTATTGCCAAGTTTGTGGCAAAGGGTTCGAGCGTGATGCGAATTTGAGGATGCACATGAGGGCTCATGGGGATGAGTACAAGACCAATGCTGCTTTGAGTAACCCAATTAAGAACAAAGGGAACTTATTGGAAGGGGGAAGAGAGTGTTTGATGAGTACTGTGAAGCCAAAGTATTCGTGTCCTCAAGAAGGGTGCAGGTGGAACCAGAGACATGTCAAGTTTCAGCCTTTGAAGTCAATGATTTGTGCCAAGAACCATTACAAGAGAAGCCATTGCCCCAAAATGTACGTGTGCAAGAGGTGCAACCAGAAGCAATTCTCGGTGCTCTCTGATCTGAGGACACATGAGAAGCACTGTGGGGATCTCAAGTGGCAGTGCACGTGTGGAACCTCGTTTTCTAGAAAAGACAAGCTTATGGGTCATGTGGCTTTGTTCGTGGGGCACCAACCAGCAGCAGCTATCAACAATAGTAATGCTCTCTCTTTCTCGGCCAAATTAGAGCAGCAGCACACATTGCAAATGTAG
- the LOC100804910 gene encoding protein SENSITIVE TO PROTON RHIZOTOXICITY 2 isoform X1 has protein sequence MISRATSSFPSVHHQGLQMFPDPEGFVSPSEESGSSGTTSHSSSLLFNLSILKDKLSEVQTLVGVILSPNQSLPEPTSMAISSMNSIIQEIIVTATSMMFTCQQMALTTPPGTTNKLHQQNKSLLPHSNNNSGTNTSVLIGNNIGSDNISDHQGLFSSTESETLDWFSTESYNNNIDNSNSNISKVANISSENNIISRGRDEHEPNEEEGYYRGVSPKMNSDIIELDAANLLAKYTHYCQVCGKGFERDANLRMHMRAHGDEYKTNAALSNPIKNKGNLLEGGRECLMSTVKPKYSCPQEGCRWNQRHVKFQPLKSMICAKNHYKRSHCPKMYVCKRCNQKQFSVLSDLRTHEKHCGDLKWQCTCGTSFSRKDKLMGHVALFVGHQPAAAINNSNALSFSAKLEQQHTLQM, from the coding sequence ATGATTTCAAGGGCCACATCTAGCTTCCCAAGTGTCCACCACCAAGGGCTTCAGATGTTCCCTGACCCGGAAGGTTTTGTGTCACCCTCTGAGGAATCAGGATCATCAGGTACTACTTCACACTCTAGTTCCCTCCTCTTTAATCTCTCTATTCTGAAGGACAAGCTTAGTGAGGTGCAGACCCTGGTAGGTGTTATTCTCTCGCCAAATCAAAGCCTTCCCGAGCCAACTTCCATGGCCATATCCAGCATGAACTCCATTATCCAAGAAATCATAGTCACTGCCACATCAATGATGTTCACCTGCCAACAGATGGCTCTCACTACCCCTCCAGGTACTACTAACAAATTGCACCAGCAGAACAAGTCGTTGTTGCCTCACTCAAATAATAATTCTGGCACAAATACAAGTGTACTAATTGGTAACAACATAGGCTCAGATAATATTAGTGACCATCAGGGTTTGTTTTCTAGTACTGAGTCAGAGACACTTGACTGGTTTAGTACTGAAAGCTATAACAATAACATTGATAATAGCAATAGCAATATTAGTAAGGTTGCAAATATCAGTAGTGAAAACAATATTATTAGTAGAGGAAGGGATGAACATGAACCTAATGAAGAAGAAGGGTACTATAGAGGGGTTTCACCGAAGATGAATAGTGATATAATTGAATTGGATGCTGCGAATTTGTTGGCTAAGTACACTCACTATTGCCAAGTTTGTGGCAAAGGGTTCGAGCGTGATGCGAATTTGAGGATGCACATGAGGGCTCATGGGGATGAGTACAAGACCAATGCTGCTTTGAGTAACCCAATTAAGAACAAAGGGAACTTATTGGAAGGGGGAAGAGAGTGTTTGATGAGTACTGTGAAGCCAAAGTATTCGTGTCCTCAAGAAGGGTGCAGGTGGAACCAGAGACATGTCAAGTTTCAGCCTTTGAAGTCAATGATTTGTGCCAAGAACCATTACAAGAGAAGCCATTGCCCCAAAATGTACGTGTGCAAGAGGTGCAACCAGAAGCAATTCTCGGTGCTCTCTGATCTGAGGACACATGAGAAGCACTGTGGGGATCTCAAGTGGCAGTGCACGTGTGGAACCTCGTTTTCTAGAAAAGACAAGCTTATGGGTCATGTGGCTTTGTTCGTGGGGCACCAACCAGCAGCAGCTATCAACAATAGTAATGCTCTCTCTTTCTCGGCCAAATTAGAGCAGCAGCACACATTGCAAATGTAG